The Acropora muricata isolate sample 2 chromosome 5, ASM3666990v1, whole genome shotgun sequence genome includes a window with the following:
- the LOC136918182 gene encoding trichohyalin-like isoform X2 — protein MELAVLDSKRGRRGSGSDRVASVQPISLGRKVEVDLKGKQKKFEGLDRQAEQQSAVLNGKTRPVSWGPSENRPMLKKQNPVDVGFKEKHKNYEQLQRQATTESAVLEGKIRPQFDRLDGRPDKVPISTRADVKLREKQRDFEKLDYQAQKEKAVLEGNLRPASGESKGKRPTSVVIPKREEIKLGEKKATFEELDRKAEQDASVLRGEHRQTLTEIDGRVKAPKVGLPRESHVALLEKQRTFEAMDHQARKESEILERNKRKSFGSSIREPTPLSTSTRPQITGLQSSLDRKAHPADVRRRNQQERAPRPVSNYYDYSTFQNGHPESSKVYHFGDTSEDSLDQVFKDEPLQSVPVYKEESMQGIQNEKHTFEDRRRDYSSHERKRYDEPERRPEEPMEIDVSDAKNLPYRDMVRAPPKKSRQTFIRESSNDASKEEMPWRKEVREVKDMRSLSPDDEQDMIYGGQPSSPRSELGKAQYRDLVAPPSKSTVGSFASVRSNRGNTEEMPWRKEVKDIRRSVSEEESSKSSSFATEDQSAELRKIRPSSLKRDTFVTKQDEKREEEMPWRKEVRELKARSRTEEDYEDESAIPDVDPSTAPNVRKLSYKEFIKAPARKQKDAFQAKDDNRNREEMPWRKEVREFSRSRANSEEGEERLQKSSETLVESVPERDFGKYEQVTKSPRKAKDGFVPYEEKTREEMPWRKEVREMKRTITEDEQVPPSAANIRPSQDDQKELSKFSYRDFIGKPRRKSDGFLARAKKEEEEMPWRKEVRELIAKPSEMEQISQSSRSDLESAPTDEFDGRAGGRNCVSYRNHGTQNLSYKDFVCPPSKAVESHSGPVQRRSTKVRDLTRKFADIEADQHRVKHNGPPAQKSLVDVAELKRIERDMKTRSWHGFPSSGYDSDNDYDRDVKRRQRTLSQNEEEESGYGETHQRENVSALDEFDDVFQDPDGYFDQMKVPPPERKVDASAGDLNAAPSWEQRKDLKEEPSSGLTNERYRGTDLSYYSKTYDNAKPFRDDPSQLHQSSDDRIVVKQSWIQSNRVELAESSRREPQEMKQGYNRSYVSQQPQSAEPHYRGHEENRLHQTQIDGKKDADDLLQRGAIFEDKCSVEQKEYARGGRSYYSEYYRNREDDHVHKQRDNWVSRNEPLDARDPPEQVQPVKIQAKEDDGMVFGAPIVLMGRRTTKTQKMDYGPRPYVPFQIENERRGGQEGRKFISVEDRSYNGTSTVQDTPSGDVMEPKRTYRPQVFGVFARHDKPQSQQRDQGNGHESSFPQPRESGDSLQEKRRGHMLYLDENDHGKEEDSNEGEKSENKPWYVEEGRHQVAEPLNNIQPPPAISSAVESQTRPWGSGGFDAPSLKDEQRTGRRRVMNFSDDLDDEAASLNNDDEFQVLAQPVQGDVLENERRRKQKEKEEKVREQLRDADYREKYRKELEEKNRKQRENSKYLMNLQMRAALEPDEDAPFDDNARQREAGQREDEVFNGKSSEDNGSGKGVFDSFVAEEDYWQKEVETKWPNDDINRYDRPRRKRSNEMKADRDDIDIVREESLIHREYRDPEYEARLRKLKVEEELMVQEAERLKREEAYVKQEVDESIIAPTEKSSVEFSIDEEVFKNLQEEDKKPEEPFDENRNHYFASEVKPKKKDVFYNDEVLTSNKGLDSRGEKIEYTDNFSKPEVEVLPVNGYHDEGTDYTDIPRDVSKQNGDLAGQSGADPEVNGYDGYSIYQTYIHGESNHVICMSCGTSIEKSPAMYIAELDCYWHVNCFCCVVCRAWFGDENSPVLRITNSMLHCERCYITSDGERCTEV, from the exons ATG GAGTTGGCCGTTCTTGATAGCAAAAGAGGGCGCAGGGGGAGTGGGTCAGACCGTGTGGCATCGGTGCAACCAATATCTTTAGGACGAAAAGTGGAAGTGGATTTGAAAGGGAAGCAAAAGAAGTTCGAGGGACTTGATCGACAAGCTGAGCAG CAATCGGCAGTGTTGAATGGTAAAACGAGACCTGTCTCATGGGGACCAAGCGAAAACCGACCGATGCTTAAGAAGCAAAACCCGGTGGATGTTGGATTTAAGGAAAAGCATAAAAACTACGAGCAACTTCAGCGACAAGCAACCACG GAAAGCGCAGTGCTAGAAGGAAAAATCCGACCGCAGTTTGATAGACTTGATGGACGGCCAGACAAAGTTCCTATTTCTACTCGGGCCGATGTGAAGCTTCGAGAAAAACAGAGAGACTTCGAAAAGCTAGATTACCAAGCTCAAAAG GAAAAAGCTGTTCTCGAAGGAAACCTCCGTCCGGCTTCTGGTGAAAGCAAAGGAAAGAGACCAACATCAGTGGTCATTCCCAAACGGGAAGAGATAAAACTGGGCGAGAAGAAAGCCACTTTCGAAGAACTTGATCGGAAGGCAGAGCAG GATGCATCTGTTTTGCGAGGTGAACACCGTCAAACTCTGACAGAGATTGACGGACGCGTTAAAGCGCCGAAAGTTGGTCTTCCCAGAGAATCACATGTTGCACTTCTGGAGAAGCAACGGACTTTTGAAGCGATGGATCACCAAGCTCGCAAG GAAAGTGAAATTCTTGAGAGAAACAAGCGAAAGTCATTTGGCAGCTCCATTAGAGAACCGACGCCTCTGAGTACCTCTACCAGGCCGCAGATTACTGGCCTTCAGTCCTCTCTGGACAGAAAGGCACACCCTGCCGACGTCAGGCGACGAAATCAGCAGGAAAGGGCGCCTCGCCCAGTTTCCAACTATTATGATTACAGTACCTTTCAGAACGGTCACCCCGAATCAAGTAAAGTTTACCACTTTGGTGACACATCAGAGGATTCTCTTGATCAAGTTTTCAAGGACGAGCCTCTTCAATCTGTTCCTGTGTATAAAGAAGAATCGATGCAAGGCATTCAGAACGAAAAACATACATTTGAGGATAGGAGAAGAGATTATTCTAGTCATGAAAGAAAGCGTTATGATGAACCCGAAAGAAGGCCGGAAGAACCTATGGAAATCGATGTATCCGATGCGAAGAATTTGCCATACCGAGATATGGTTCGAGCGCCACCGAAAAAATCTCGGCAGACATTTATTCGCGAGTCGAGCAATGATGCCTCAAAGGAAGAGATGCCTTGGAGGAAAGAGGTGCGGGAAGTGAAGGATATGAGAAGTCTTAGCCCGGACGATGAGCAAGATATGATTTATGGTGGACAACCTAGTTCGCCACGATCTGAACTTGGGAAAGCCCAATATAGAGATCTGGTTGCACCTCCTTCCAAAAGCACGGTGGGTAGTTTTGCTAGCGTGAGGTCAAATAGAGGGAATACTGAAGAAATGCCTTGGCGAAAGGAGGTAAAAGACATTAGACGATCAGTCAGTGAGGAAGAGTCATCCAAGTCTTCCTCGTTTGCCACTGAGGATCAATCGGCGGAGTTAAGGAAGATACGCCCATCGTCACTGAAACGCGATACGTTTGTTACAAAACAAGACGAGAAACGCGAAGAAGAAATGCCGTGGAGGAAGGAAGTAAGAGAATTAAAGGCAAGGTCGAGAACCGAAGAGGATTATGAGGACGAAAGCGCTATTCCTGATGTCGATCCTTCAACAGCACCCAACGTGCGAAAATTGTCCTACAAAGAGTTTATCAAAGCACCTGCGAGAAAGCAAAAAGATGCTTTTCAGGCGAAAGATGATAACAGAAACAGAGAGGAAATGCCATGGAGGAAAGAAGTGCGTGAATTCTCGAGGTCAAGAGCTAATTCTGAAGAAGGGGAAGAGCGTTTGCAAAAGTCGTCAGAGACGCTTGTCGAGTCTGTTCCCGAACGAGACTTCGGAAAATACGAGCAAGTTACGAAGTCTCCGAGAAAAGCCAAAGATGGTTTCGTGCCATACGAGGAGAAAACAAGGGAAGAAATGCCATGGAGAAAAGAAGTTCGTGAAATGAAACGAACCATAACCGAAGACGAACAAGTTCCGCCGTCAGCTGCCAACATCCGACCTTCCCAAGATGACCAGAAAGAATTGTCAAAATTTTCCTACCGTGATTTTATTGGTAAACCTCGGCGAAAGTCGGACGGCTTTCTGGCAAGGGcgaaaaaagaggaagaagaaatgcCTTGGCGCAAAGAAGTTAGAGAGTTGATAGCAAAACCTTCAGAGATGGAGCAAATTAGCCAGTCGTCGAGATCTGATCTGGAATCGGCCCCTACTGATGAATTCGACGGACGCGCTGGAGGTAGAAACTGTGTATCTTATCGTAATCATGGAACTCAAAATTTGTCCTACAAGGATTTTGTTTGCCCACCATCGAAGGCTGTTGAATCTCACAGTGGACCCGTACAGCGTAGGTCCACGAAGGTAAGAGATCTGACTCGGAAATTTGCTGACATTGAGGCTGACCAGCATCGCGTCAAGCACAACGGACCTCCGGCGCAAAAATCCTTAGTAGACGTGGCAGAGCTGAAAAGAATTGAACGagacatgaaaacacgaagCTGGCATGGTTTTCCGTCAAGTGGTTACGACTCGGATAATGACTACGATCGTGACGTAAAACGCCGTCAGCGGACACTGTCACAGAACGAAGAAGAGGAAAGCGGGTATGGAGAAACGCACCAGCGAGAGAACGTCTCAGCACTTGATGAATTTGACGATGTCTTTCAAGATCCGGACGGCTACTTTGATCAGATGAAAGTCCCTCCTCCTGAAAGAAAGGTAGATGCATCCGCTGGTGACCTGAATGCAGCGCCTTCGTGGGAGCAACGCAAAGATCTTAAAGAAGAACCTTCCTCTGGGTTGACGAATGAACGTTACCGGGGCACTGATCTGTCCTACTATTCTAAAACTTACGACAATGCAAAACCCTTCAGAGATGATCCTTCACAACTTCACCAATCTTCTGATGACCGGATTGTTGTGAAGCAGTCTTGGATTCAGTCAAATCGAGTGGAATTAGCCGAATCGTCTCGACGTGAACCACAAGAGATGAAGCAAGGATACAACAGGTCTTACGTTTCACAACAGCCACAGAGTGCTGAGCCACACTATCGGGGTCATGAAGAAAACAGACTACATCAAACGCAAATTGATGGGAAAAAGGACGCCGATGACTTGTTACAACGCGGTGCTATCTTCGAAGACAAGTGTTCTGTTGAGCAAAAGGAATATGCGCGCGGAGGTCGTTCCTATTATTCGGAGTATTATCgtaacagagaagatgatcaTGTACACAAACAGAGAGACAATTGGGTGTCGAGGAACGAGCCCTTGGATGCCAGAGATCCACCGGAGCAAgttcaaccagtgaaaatacaAGCGAAAGAGGACGATGGTATGGTGTTTGGTGCACCTATAGTATTAATGGGAAGACGTACAACAAAAACCCAAAAAATGGATTATGGTCCTCGGCCTTATGTACCttttcaaattgaaaatgaaaggaGAGGGGGACAAGAAGGAAGgaagtttatttcagttgaagATAGGTCATATAATGGCACATCCACAGTGCAAGATACTCCGAGTGGCGACGTGATGGAACCAAAGAGGACGTACCGTCCTCAAGTCTTTGGCGTTTTTGCACGCCATGACAAACCTCAGTCTCAGCAGCGTGATCAGGGTAATGGACATGAGTCCTCTTTTCCGCAACCCAGAGAATCAGGAGACAGTTTACAAGAGAAAAGACGTGGCCATATGCTTTACTTGGATGAGAACGACCACGGAAAAGAGGAAGATTCAAACGAAGGAGAAAAGAGTGAGAATAAGCCGTGGTATGTGGAGGAAGGAAGGCATCAAGTGGCTGAACCGCTAAACAATATCCAGCCTCCTCCAGCAATTAGTTCAGCTGTTGAAAGTCAAACGCGGCCGTGGGGAAGCGGAGGTTTCGATGCTCCTTCGCTGAAAGACGAGCAGCGAACTGGGCGACGAAGAGTCATGAACTTTTCAGACGATCTCGATGATGAAGCTGCGAGCCTGAACAACGACGACGAGTTTCAAGTGTTAGCTCAACCGGTGCAAGGAGATGTTCTCGAAAATGAACGAAGgcgaaagcaaaaagaaaaagaagagaaagtaCGAGAGCAATTACGAGACGCCGACTACAGGGAGAAGTACAGAAAAGAGCTCGAAGAGAAAAATCGCAAACAGAGAGAAAACTCAAAATATCTGATGAACTTACAAATGAGGGCGGCCCTGGAGCCAGACGAGGATGCGCCCTTTGATGATAACGCGAGGCAAAGGGAAGCTGGGCAACGAGAAGACGAGGTCTTCAATGGAAAATCAAGTGAAGACAACGGAAGTGGAAAAGGTGTCTTCGATTCTTTTGTCGCTGAAGAAGACTACTGGCAGAAGGAGGTGGAGACCAAGTGGCCGAATGATGATATAAACCGCTATGATCGCCCAAGAAGAAAGAGAAGCAATGAGATGAAGGCAGATCGTGATGATATTGACATCGTCCGCGAAGAAAGTTTAATTCACCGAGAATACAGAGATCCTGAGTACGAAGCGCGTCTGAGAAAGCTCAAAGTAGAAGAGGAACTGATGGTTCAAGAAGCTGAAAGATTAAAAAGGGAAGAAGCATATGTGAAACAAGAAGTTGATGAAAGCATCATTGCACCGACAGAAAAAAGTTCAGTAGAGTTCTCGATTGACGAGGAAGTTTTCAAGAATCTTCAAGAGGAAGACAAGAAACCAGAGGAACCCTTCGATGAGAACAGAAACCACTATTTCGCTAGCGAGGTCAAACCTAAAAAGAAAGATGTTTTCTACAATGATGAAGTTTTGACATCGAATAAAGGTCTGGACTCGCGAGGTGAAAAAATAGAATATACCGACAACTTTTCAAAACCTGAAGTCGAGGTGCTTCCTGTGAATGGTTATCATGATGAAGGGACAGACTACACTGACATCCCACGTGatgtaagcaaacaaaatgGTGACTTAGCAGGACAGTCTGGTGCTGACCCGGAAGTAAACGGATATGACGGTTACAGCATTTACCAGACGTATATTCATGGCGAGAGCAATCACGTGATTTGCATGAGCTGCGGAACGTCAATCGAGAAGAGTCCAGCGATGTACATCGCGGAGTTGGACTGTTACTGGCACGTGAACTGCTTTTGCTGTGTTGTTTGCCGAGCGTGGTTTGGGGACGAGAATAGCCCAGTGCTTCGGATAACCAATTCTATGTTACATTGCGAGCGCTGCTACATTACATCAGATG GAGAAAGATGCACTGAAGTATAG